The Mercurialis annua linkage group LG7, ddMerAnnu1.2, whole genome shotgun sequence genome includes the window GTTTTTGGGTCCACAATCTATGAACAACAATCGTCAGacagaaaaaacaaaaagttgAAGATTATTAAATCTCATAAGTTTTCAATTCTTCTCACATACCTTTGTAGAAATTGGGATGATTTCATCTTTGAATTTGCCAGATGATGTTGCAGCGGCCGCTTTCCTATGAGAATCAACCTTTATGAAGATAAGGTGTCAAAACATTTACTCCTTAAATCTGCATATCACTATAAAAATGGTTCATAATTTCATAAACTTACAGCAGCCAGGTCTTGCTCTAGCCGTGTAACACCATAACGCTGTGCAACATTTTCAGAAGTGATGCCCATGGGAAGAAGACAATCACGGGCTTGTGCAAAGCTATCCGCCTGCAATATACCATTCACAAATTACCACGTCCATCagatgtatatatattttaaaaagagatAGATAGAAGCGGATTTGAGATTACTCTTGGATTAACAGGGGGAACAGGCTGAATGTTATCCAAAGTCATGCACTCCAACCCAGCCCCAATGCCTAATGTTGgtaaagatataaaaataattcagcTCAAAGATGGGGGTCGCTTGTAAAAAATAGACACAAAAACACTCTTACCGATATCATAAAACCCTGCTTTGATGGAACCAGCAACATCAGCAACTGCCTGCAGACCAGACGAGCATTGTCTGTTGACTGTTCTGATGGGCACCGTTTCTGGTTGCAACATATGAGGCATTTACAAATTAGAAAGCTAAATACTTCTATAAATAGTCCTAAATTTTCTGATCAGCCTTAGATAAAGTATCTTCAGTTTTCAACACAGAAAACCACTACTATAAATTGTTAGTATAACTCATGCTATAGAGTGTATGAGATTGTACCAGGGAAACCAGCATAAAAAGCAGCCATCCTGCACTCGGTTGCCCTTTGTGATCCAGGAGCTAGAACTGTACCAACAACTATGTCCCCTACCTCACTCGGATTTACATTGGTTTTCTCTATCAGTGCCTAGATTTGAGATTATTCGTCAGCTAAATCGGTAATGCTAAATCATGAAAGTCATGAAACTTCACCATTTTTTATCATGATTCTAACAAGCTGATATTCATTCACATCAATTCAAAGACATCTAACCTTCAAAACTTCACCAAGTAAGTCATCAGGATGCGTATCCTTGAAACCACCCCTCTTAGCTTTGCAAATGGCAGTACGGTAAGCTCTGGTTTACATCACACAAGTTCAATGAAGCAATGGAATACGAAATATGCAACAATCACTATCAGAAACTAGTACAAACAATATCAAACTTACGCTACAATCACGATATCATCATCGAAAGCAGCTGTACGTTGATATGCAGCACTGTCCCCAGCCGCACAAATTGAAGTCTAACAAATATATGAGAAATAATCAGAGACAACAAACACCATTTACACCCAAACTAAAATGACAAACTATCTAATCaataaagatgaaacattttgaaacatTGTAATCCAGAtcctaaaagaaaaatatgataaaaactCAGTAACAACTTTTCTTCCATATGTTATCTTTTTAAGCTAACCTCTTGCTCTTGCATATGCAACATTAATCAAGCTATCCAAGTCAAATGAACATACAATAAACCTAacaaaataagtaaaataaatgcAATTCAAGACTGAAAAGATACTAGCTTTTTTCAAAATCTCTAGATTTACAATAGTTGACTATAGTTTGACCATAAACCATAggataaaaaacataaaacaaagtAAAAAAGAGAGTTAACTGTACAAAATAACACATACCTGAGTGAAAAAAGGAACATGATTaactcaaatatatataaaaaaaaaaaacaaacttaaaTATTCTGATCCACTTAATATAATCTGAAACATATGCTATAATgaatcaaaagaaataatttttgcTGATAGAAACTAACAGAGAGACAAAGAGACTGATGGGTCTGAGACAGAGAGGTAGAAGATGAAGTGGGTTGCAAATGACTAAGAAGAACTCTCTGTCTGTTCATTGCTTTCTCCATTTTTAAGTCCCTTTGTAAGAAAAAACTGGTGTATTATTTTGGGTCAATGAGAGAGAGGGAGTATATATAACTATATAAgcataaaaatatcaaataaattagaAGGTGGACCGTGTACCCCATTATTACCAACTTGAACAAGTCCTACTAGCCACCGGTAGTGATAGTTTCTTTCATAACTTTAATGCAAAAGAAAGTCCACGTTTTCCACAGCATTTTGAGATTTTCTTGCTTCTTCACCATTTTTGGCTCCATCTCTAACACCATTCattacaatttttatattattatcattggtttcatattattttaaagaCTTACTCACTCAAAAGCTCcccacatttttttttataaattgtatcCTGACATAAGAAAATTCTCTCAGAACTTCCCCacctttaaattatttttcaatttgtatctcaaaatattaaattgatctattttcacataaaaaaatcaattaaaataatcttttatttttaatctatattctaattaaacactaatattattcaaattattcaaataactttataaaatcaaaacgaaaaaaaatttcaatttagggtacaattaaaaaaaaaaatctaaagatgggaaaattttgaaagtattttcctacgtcagggtgcaattaaaATGGAATTTAAAGGTGGGAGGGTTTTGAGAGATTTTTCCAACgtcagggtgtaattgaaaacaaatttaaaggtGGAGGGTTTTTGAGTAATTATACCCATTTTAAATAACCCCGCTTATAATTAGAATAGGTCTATCTTTGCTAAAAAAAAGTTGCACATAAATTTAAACtgtatttatgtatttattcaaaaaaaaaattactaacatTTATTAGTATTAGTGCAGAAAGAAATTgagaaaatcacaaaaatattaatatttaaataaaaataatcaaaatacacatcaatctaataatttacattgatattaaaaaaagataaaagtttacATATTCTAAACAAACCACAAAATAGGAGACACATGGCACACACAAAGCAAcaaaagaaagataaaaaaCGTGTCATAACTGGTCAAAAACGCGTATGACATGCGTTAGAATCGCATCTGACACGCGCATGTCAGCGAGTCTCaacatatcaaaataatttaaacatgtatcaGCTATCTATCTGTTATGTATCTGAAATGTGTCACTGATTcattttctcatatttttaaaaataaaaataaataaataaaatatatatgtgtgtatacACATACGTTATTTTATGTACTATTTATGtgtatatgtataatatattttaaattcaaaaatatatgtatcacatgctttaaaaatgcataaattacgttataaaaaagtatatatattatatgttatgtattaaaaatatatgtatctatcatatataaattatagggttaatttctaaaaaaatcacgaactttacacgaagtttcattttaatcatgacctttaaaagttgccatttaaaggcacgaactttcattttgtttcaaatctatcatttcagtgtatttttgttgactaaattcttcaataaactattaatgaaagacccaaattataaatcgacattaaatcttaacattatcttttagttagagtatataggattaggaattttttgttcgataaaatacaccgaattttactttggcgatagatttgaaacaaaatgaaagttcgtgcctttaaatgacaacttttaaagttcatgattaaaatgaaactttgtgtaaagttcgtgatttttttaggaattaaccctaaattatatatatatatatatatatatatatatatataaattgcttCTAATATGTATTCgatatatgtatttaaaaaaatgtcttCCTATTAAATATATGATGCTTGCTCCGTCTTCTTATTTTTCCATATTGCACGAGGTTTTGCTTTTTAGctcaatttattgtttatatttataatgtataATACGATGTATCGGCCATATATTTACAGTGTATTGCAAGATATAGATGATACATCGgtaatgtattaaaattttaatattaatttttctcctccatatttatgatgtatcgatggtatatttatgatgtatcgGTAATATATTACGATGCATCAATAATATCTcggtcattttaaaatttatttcgttaaaataatccaaaaaaaattaaacatgtatcatttatgtatctacTATGTATCATCTCTATATCACTAATACACACATGTATCgatcattttgaaattttttttgttgaaaataatcATTCGGAGTTGGAGATGGATTCTAAAAATTGTAATCAATGCTGTATCTACGAAATTCATTTcgttgaaataataataaaagtatcTACATTATATTAATGGTGTATTCTATGATGTGTCGATTATTTATGTACAATGTATAGGTGGTGTATATATATACGATGTATACATCATGAATGTATCTAATATCTATAATGTATACACAATAAATTAAACCAATAATTATATAATGCTTCCACTAAATTTATCTCCAGTTTAAGTTAATCTCAAAAACAGTCTAGATATGTCTCAAAACAACAGTAGCCGAcatgaaatatattaaaaattcaaaatataaaaacaaatttacaatttttgttttgcataaaatcaaattttaaaaattgtttaattacaTCTCGAAAACATATCGCATACATCTCAGATATATTTTAGATACATCTCTGAAACAGTTAaggataaatttcaaaaatagcCTAGATACAGTAATAAGCAGTCTCACTCATCGATTCCAAGTCGATGATCATCATAGTGATATAAATCACTCTGAAAGCATTTTTTAATCTCCTTTTTCTGAACCTTATCAAAATcataatatgataatgttatctataatgtatcatgGTGTATGTATACTAAGTCAATGTTGTATCTACAATGTATGGTTGATGtatccaatatatatatatatatgtgataCATACAcataaaaactaaactaataacaatataatTCATTCATTACTAAATACAATAAAACCTCTCTTATTATAATATATGGGCAAAGATAAAATTTGATTGTGGACGAACATTGACATTCAATTTGATACTCTAAAaacacattaaaaaaaaaagaatcacaAGCCATTAAATGTGGATGTTATATAATTGTAGAATAACactaaaaatatagaaaaaaatttgaatcaaTTATAGTTTGCTTGTACTTGTAAATTACAGTCTGTCTTTTAAGTTTTTGCCATTGAGCTATTATGAAAGGGACTCAAATATTCATCAATAATAGTGTCATTTCACCTACATACCCACCAAGATATGTAAGTATAAGCATAGTTTCATCAACTATTAATTCATTTTTCGATCTTCCCGCAAAGGGCCCTGCAATAGAATAAATAATATCAACCCAAGTCTCACAAAGTTCAATTTTGCAGAAGTTTGTACATTCAGTGACACCATTCAAAATGTCAAgctattcttttaaaaaataggtCAAGccacttaaaattaaaaattctcaatttaatttataacaatCAGATGCTGACATAGTTGAAACCCATAGAAATGGAAGCAAACGCCATCCAAAAATTAGGTCAAAActataaatcaaaacatataaatggataaaaagtGAGAAAAATGTGTTAATAAAAACTAAGGCCTTTACCTGAAGATGGAAATGCAAGAGATGAAGAAGATAAACCAAAAAGTACCAAATCCCTTCTGAGAAACCCAATCAAGGAACTTGGTTTCGAAGAAGAACATGAACATTTTTTTTCTGCACCTGTATACTTTTTAGCACCGCCACTGTCGTCTCTACCATCTCCACCACTGCCGCCTCCACCGCTGATTGATGATAATAACAAACTCACAGGTTCAATAAAACAGgtataattttaacttttaagttGAAGTTTTGTGGAGCGGAGAAATAATGGAAGAAAACACGTTGGAAATAAAAATGggtataaaatataataattttgtcaAATAGGTTATTTAATGTGAAACCATCTGATAGAAGAAAAAAGTTTCCAGTTTGTTAGCATTTGGGTAAACAATGACCACATTCttaattattctttaattttctcAAAGAAGTTTCAACTATAGGATACATGCTTTTCTTCTAGAGgcttcaaatttaaataaaaatataacatataatacactttctaataaaaaaatgtatcttctgaaaaaaaaatgtataaataaatcatttataaaataataataatttaatgtcaaaatatcataatatttaattttttataatactatATTCTAACCAATTCTAATATTTGAGCAAGCCTTGATTTAatgatattgatttttttcctacatttgttattttttatttacatatgTTATTACTCTTTTTTCCAGTTTACTTCAAATAGATTAGAATCGTTTGTTCtgcatataaaatttaaatataaaagcaatttttttattaaaaaatcttgAGTTGAACCTTTTTTGCAAAAAGAatataaaagatgaaaaatatattacttatatttttaaagaataaaaaagtttgaataagaacatttttatttaaacacgtaaaaaattatttaaaattcaaataatttctTTGTAtttaaaggggaaatgtttagagaAAAGTCTGTAAATCAAAACCATTGTAAGATCTTttttttagagcaaattactatgaggTCCCACCATATATATACCATATTTTACAGTTTGATATCCTttgtctaaaaataaaattaattgattctttactttttatattataaatagttaGGGGCTTTTGTTAATTGTTTTATGTTTCCACCATTAAACACGAACATAAAGACAAAACATCGAACGCTGCCGGTTTGTCCAAACGACGAATCCAACTATTCACCTGAGACGAACCCAAACGAGCTGAGACGAATCTAGTTGTTCGTCAAGGTTCGTCTCAAACAAATCTAGACAAATAAGGTAAGGGTGGCACTAGACTAGGGGTGGAAGGTAGGAGTGGTTGTGGCACAGAGGGAGGTAGTAGGGTTGTCACACTGACAAGATGGTGGTAAGATGGCGCCGCTGATAGTTTAgtattatgaattttttattttagaattacGAAGAAGACAAGAGTTTTTTCATCAAAATTTTGATTGTAtcttttgattgtatatttaaatagaaaaatttaacataaacctCTAATAATTAACGAAAGTAGGcgatttattttgattttcataTAAAATGTATCATATGAATTATGGTATATATGAGGATTTTGgagtaatttgtatttttttattactttggCTCTCTTGGCCCTCAAATGTGATTGTCACTAATCATATATATTTCTCTTAAAAAATTTACCTTCTAAACAATATTATTAACTAAAATTGCATATTCGAACATtgaaattcaaatgaaaaaacattTGCATGTTTATTGAATTGTATTACAAGCCATATGCAAATAGACAAGTTCATGAATCAGACTTGGGCTAGATTTGTCAGgctattttatctttttataaaaatctaaGTTGGACACAGCCTAGTTTTTTGAGCTTTATATTTATTACCAAACCCGCCCTTTATATTTTATaaggttaattccatataaactCATAATCTTTacacatttatttattttaattattcttttaaaggAAATTCACCATCCTTTATTCTTTTGCAAATCCATCACTGGTGTGGAAATTTGATGTATCTTTGTTAATTCAACAACCGGAATCGATaagaaaaaaagtattttttttttgttattaaaacATTGGTGAGATTATGACATTTATTTGGAAAGACGAAAACATCAGATTTTCTCATTGGTggtagatttgcaaaaaaaataaagggtGGTGAATTTATGACACCTTTTAAATAAcgttataaaaatgaaaaaaaaaagtgtaaatatggtgattttatatgaaattaactctattttatatatacaggTTATGGTAGGgcttttcaaatttatatgaagagttatataaaaataaaagtcaaaTGGCTATAAAATAGCAAATGTTTCAGGCTCGGGGTATAATGCCCAAACTTGCGATAACAATTATTGTACAAATCCAGTCTAAGTGGATGGGACTGAACGGACTAAACAGGCACCCACAGCCATTAACATATCTACTTGCGCGAAGCATGTAAAAAAGTGATACTGATTTTGGATAAAAATTAAGGTTAAGGtataaaaatgaccctaatattTATCATGTGGCTCACATTCCCCCTAATATTTTTTGAGTCAAAAATTGACCTTAACATTTTGAAAATGGAACAAATAAAACCCCTTAACTGTAATGTGTTTCATCGTTAAGTTTGCtaatttagaattaaaatagTCGTTGCCAACAGTCCATGTGGCATTTACTTTTGCCACTTACCCCTCATCATGCCTTAAACGAAATTAACCCATCGTCTTTTCTAAAACTGTATGTCAGTTTCAAATTGACTTCATTATACCCAATTTTCTTCAAAACGGTgtttctcttttctctttttgcaTTTACTAATCATTAGTGTGGTCAatacctctttttttttttactccATTCTCTTATAAAGGACGAAGAAGAAGACTAAGAGGAGAACATTAGGTCTGAAAAAGGTAAGATTCTTGtacttatttttgtttatttttttctttggttGATGTTAATTGGATAGGTTTTCTTAGACTACTTTAATAATGCATCAATATTATACTATCGTTGTGGggtaaagaaaaaagaaataaattctTAGGACAAAGACAGATTCAACATTCAACAAGTCAAGATTCAACTTTTGTTTCTACTAAGAAAACAAATTACGCTCGAAACGTTGTTTCATAGGCATGCTCGCTTTAGGAAGGAAAAGAATATACTTTTGATGAGCAATTCTGGAACTCGATGATCTAAATTTTCTAAGTCTTTAGCCTTCCTGGCCATATCGAACCAtattgtgaaactgttttgatcAATTAAACCTTAATTTAAGTGGAATTGGGTAAAGGGATAATGTTGATGTATTGCAGTTTAGAAAGCCTtaatttattgtgcatcattgatttttattaattaaaaaacctTAATTTGCTTGAAACTACCATAAACTGGTTTGTCTCAATTATCAAACCCTAATTTGGTACATTTATATGCAGAATGGAGAAGAGGATTAATATTAGTTTTCATTATGGAGGTGAATGGTTTTCAGACATTAATTTACAGTACATCAATGGAGATGTTGAGACAATTTACAATTTTGATTGTAATTACTTAATATTTGATGATAATATATTCAGGTATAAGGAGTGATTAAGGTTTAAAAATATGGAACACATATTTGTGCTTAAGCCTGGTAGAAGTTTGGATGATGGTTTATTTTTACTACATAATGATAAAGGAGTTCAGAAAATAATTAAGTACGTTAGCAAGTATTCTTGGTTGTTAGAGTTAGATTTATATGCTAATCATGCAGTAGATGAACCCATATTTTCTATTGCCCTACTGAGTATAGAAGGTCCCTCATCTGCTAGCATAGATC containing:
- the LOC126654537 gene encoding 3-ketoacyl CoA thiolase 1, peroxisomal-like isoform X1; translation: MEKAMNRQRVLLSHLQPTSSSTSLSQTHQSLCLSTSICAAGDSAAYQRTAAFDDDIVIVAAYRTAICKAKRGGFKDTHPDDLLGEVLKALIEKTNVNPSEVGDIVVGTVLAPGSQRATECRMAAFYAGFPETVPIRTVNRQCSSGLQAVADVAGSIKAGFYDIGIGAGLECMTLDNIQPVPPVNPRADSFAQARDCLLPMGITSENVAQRYGVTRLEQDLAAVDSHRKAAAATSSGKFKDEIIPISTKIVDPKTGEEKSVIISVDDGIRPQSNIADLSKLKPAFKKDGATTAGNSSQLSDGAGAVLLTKRSVAVQKGLPILGVFRSFAAVGVDPALMGIGPAVAIPAAVKAAGLELGNIDLFEINEAFASQYVYCCKKLELDPEQVNVNGGAIALGHPLGATGARCVATLLHEMKRRGKDCRFGVISMCIGTGMGAAAVFERGDCVDELCNARAVGSSDLLSRDAL
- the LOC126654537 gene encoding 3-ketoacyl CoA thiolase 1, peroxisomal-like isoform X2, with the translated sequence MLHMQEQETSICAAGDSAAYQRTAAFDDDIVIVAAYRTAICKAKRGGFKDTHPDDLLGEVLKALIEKTNVNPSEVGDIVVGTVLAPGSQRATECRMAAFYAGFPETVPIRTVNRQCSSGLQAVADVAGSIKAGFYDIGIGAGLECMTLDNIQPVPPVNPRADSFAQARDCLLPMGITSENVAQRYGVTRLEQDLAAVDSHRKAAAATSSGKFKDEIIPISTKIVDPKTGEEKSVIISVDDGIRPQSNIADLSKLKPAFKKDGATTAGNSSQLSDGAGAVLLTKRSVAVQKGLPILGVFRSFAAVGVDPALMGIGPAVAIPAAVKAAGLELGNIDLFEINEAFASQYVYCCKKLELDPEQVNVNGGAIALGHPLGATGARCVATLLHEMKRRGKDCRFGVISMCIGTGMGAAAVFERGDCVDELCNARAVGSSDLLSRDAL